CGCACTCAAAGAGATTATGGTCAACAAATGAAGTATCTCGTTGACGAATGTTTTCCTGGTGCTGAAAAAATAATTCTGGTACAGGATAACTTGAATACCCATGTGAAAGCCTCATTATATAAGGCTTTTGAACCGGATGAAGCTCAACGTATTCTGAGCAAATTAGAATTTCACTATACTCCAAAACATGGCAGTTGGTTAAATATGGCAGAAATTGAATTAAGTGTTTTAAACCGACAATGTCTGAATCGACGTATTGCCAAAAAAGATATATTGAAGAAGGAAATAGCGGCTTGGGAGAAACAGAGAAATCAAACTGGCTCAGTCATGGATTGGCAATTTACCACTGAAGAAGCTCGGATTAAGTTAAAGCATTTATATCCGTTAATAAAGCATTGACAGACCACTAGGTCATGCCTTGACTGGACTGAATATCCAACTGGAAGGGGCATTAAAGCTATGGGAAATTCATCCGGAACAATCTAAGGATTTAGTCGCGCAAGCCAAACAAATGGGGTCAATGGCACTCCAGGAAACCCGCCAAGCTGTAGCAACATTACGAACGGAAACTCTTCAGCAGCGGCAAGAGTTATCAGTCACGATCGCGCCTCTCCTGCAAAATTTTGAACGCACAACTGGCATTATTCCTCAAGTTAACTTAGATTCTCTATCACTCTCGCCAACAATTTCGCTGACCATCTATCGTATTTTACAAGAGCTGCTCACGAATATTTGTAAGTATGCAGAAGCAGACCGGGTGCAAATGACCGTCGAGCAGATGACAGAACCCTCAGAACCTCCTCAACGTTATATCAAGCTCGCCGTAGAAGATAATGGAGTTGGCTTTCATCCGGAAAACAACACCACCGGATTTGGCTTGCGCGGCATTCAAGAACGGGCCGCAGCAGCAGGCGGCTATGCCGAATTCATCAGCGCGCCAGGACAAGGCTGTCGGGTGCAAGTGTGTTTGCCATTACCAGAGGCAGTGCCTTGATTAATCTTCTCTTGGTGGACGACCAAGCAATTTTACGACAAGGGTTACAAGCGCTGCTCGGGTTAGAGGAAGACTTGGAGATTGTCGGACAAGCGAGTAACGGACAAGAGGCACTGAATTATATTGAAAGAGCGATCGCCACTGCAACTCCTATCGATGTCGTCCTCATGGATCTGCGAATGCCGGTGATGGATGGAGTTGCCGCGACTCGCGAAATTTCCTGCCAGTATCCAGACGTGAAAGTCTTGGTATTGACCACGTTTAATGATGACGAGTTAGTCCAGCAAGCAGTGCAAGCAGGCGCCGCAGGCTATTTGCTCAAAGATACTCCCTCCGAGGAAGTCGCCCAAGCCATTCGCTCCGTCCATCGCGGTTACGTCCAGTTTGGACCGGGAATCTTCCAAAAAATGAGACCCCAAGTCGCTGCCACTCCCT
This window of the Roseofilum casamattae BLCC-M143 genome carries:
- a CDS encoding sensor histidine kinase, with amino-acid sequence MTGLNIQLEGALKLWEIHPEQSKDLVAQAKQMGSMALQETRQAVATLRTETLQQRQELSVTIAPLLQNFERTTGIIPQVNLDSLSLSPTISLTIYRILQELLTNICKYAEADRVQMTVEQMTEPSEPPQRYIKLAVEDNGVGFHPENNTTGFGLRGIQERAAAAGGYAEFISAPGQGCRVQVCLPLPEAVP
- a CDS encoding transposase, coding for RTQRDYGQQMKYLVDECFPGAEKIILVQDNLNTHVKASLYKAFEPDEAQRILSKLEFHYTPKHGSWLNMAEIELSVLNRQCLNRRIAKKDILKKEIAAWEKQRNQTGSVMDWQFTTEEARIKLKHLYPLIKH
- a CDS encoding response regulator transcription factor — its product is MINLLLVDDQAILRQGLQALLGLEEDLEIVGQASNGQEALNYIERAIATATPIDVVLMDLRMPVMDGVAATREISCQYPDVKVLVLTTFNDDELVQQAVQAGAAGYLLKDTPSEEVAQAIRSVHRGYVQFGPGIFQKMRPQVAATPSVELPPGFYELTPREREVLALIGKGANNREIAETLFLSEGTVKNHVTNILSRLHLRDRTQAALFAVSLPRLNSD